The Nicotiana tabacum cultivar K326 chromosome 14, ASM71507v2, whole genome shotgun sequence genome contains a region encoding:
- the LOC107810770 gene encoding proteasome subunit beta type-1, producing MTKQQANWSPYDNNGGTCVAVAGADYCVIAADTRMSTGYNILTRDYSKIIKLADKCVLASSGFQADVRALQKVLAARHLIYQHQHNKQMSCPAMGQLLSNTLYYKRFFPYYAFNVLGGLDNEGKGCVFTYDAVGSYERVGYSSQGSGSTLIMPFLDNQLKSPSPLLLPAKDAVTPLSESEAIDLVKTCFASATERDIYTGDKLEIVILNADGVRREEMDLRRD from the exons ATGACGAAGCAGCAAGCTAACTGGTCTCCTTATGACAACAATGGAGG AACGTGTGTTGCAGTTGCAGGTGCAGATTACTGTGTAATTGCTGCTGATACTAGGATGTCCACTGGCTACAACATCCTTACTCGCGATTACTCCAAGATCATTAAACT AGCGGACAAGTGTGTGCTGGCCTCTTCAGGATTTCAAGCTGATGTGAGAGCTTTGCAAAAGGTTTTGGCAGCAAGGCATCTG ATCTATCAGCATCAGCACAATAAGCAGATGAGCTGCCCAGCCATGGGTCAGCTACTTTCGAACACCCTATACTACAAACGTTTCTTTCCCTACTATGCATTCAATGTTCTAGGTGGCCTTGACAATGAAG GGAAGGGCTGTGTGTTTACATATGATGCTGTTGGATCCTATGAGAGGGTTGGGTATAGTTCTCAAGGTTCAGGTTCAACTTTGATCATGCCTTTCCTCGACAACCAATTAAAGTCTCCTAGCCCTCTCTTGCTGCCTGCCAAG GATGCCGTAACTCCACTTTCTGAATCGGAAGCCATTGACTTGGTGAAGACATGTTTTGCTTCAGCAACAGAAAGGGATATATATACT GGTGACAAGTTGGAAATAGTCATATTAAACGCTGACGGTGTTCGTAGGGAAGAAATGGATCTCAGGAGAGACTGA
- the LOC107798236 gene encoding uncharacterized protein LOC107798236: protein MKEFINKSDDKLETQGTTIREQGTTIKNLERQMGQLKSLLSEKAPWTLPADSEKNPKETIMAVSLRSGKTLAEPIEKPRAEKEINSTKRAEEHKIGDFFPKEDISSKEVDKQKLSSAIDESKHMLVLLFPQKIKWEKLDKCFGKFLEMLKQLYVNIPFTEVLTQMPTYAKFLKEILSSKKKLEQTKVVKLNAHCSAILQNKIPQKCGDPGSFTIPCSLGSNIFDKALCHSGASINLMPLFVFKKFEGELGVIKSVPVSLQLADQTTIIPEGIIKDILVRVEKFAFPAVFIVVDIEVIKEIPLILGRPFFCTGRAILDIYED, encoded by the coding sequence atgaaggAATTCATAAATAAATCAGATGATAAACTTGAGACTCAAGGAACAACTATCCGGGAGCAAGGCACAACCATCAAAAATCTAGAAAGACAAATGGGACAACTCAAGTCATTGTTATCAGAAAAGGCTCCATGGACTTTGCCGGCAGACAGTGAGAAGAATCCAAAAGAGACGATCATGGCAGTGTCTCTCAGGAGTGGGAAAACATTAGCAGAGCCCATTGAAAAACCAAGGGCTGAGAAGGAGATCAACTCAACCAAGAGGGCAGAAGAACATAAAATTGGTGATTTTTTTCCTAAGGAGGATATTAGCAGCAAAGAGGTTGATAAGCAGAAATTAAGCAGTGCAATTGATGAAAGCAAACACATGCTAGTGTTACTCTTTCCTCAAAAGATAAAGTGGGAGAAACTCGATAAATGCTTTGGGAAATTCTTAGAGATGCTGAAACAGCTATATGTGAACATCCCATTCACCGAGGTGCTAACCCAAATGCCAACTTATGCAAAGTTCCTGAAGGAAATACTTTCAAGTAAAAAGAAGCTCGAGCAAACAAAAGTGGTCAAACTCAATGCACATTGCAGTGCCATTCTACAAAATAAAATTCCTCAAAAGTGTGGGGATCCTGGCAGTTTCACTATACCCTGCTCATTGGGGAGCAACATTTTTGACAAGGCCTTGTGTCACTCAGGTGCATCCATTAACTTGATGCCATTATTTGTGTTCAAGAAATTTGAAGGAGAACTAGGAGTGATCAAGTCTGTGCCGGTATCGTTGCAACTGGCTGATCAGACCACGATCATACCGGAGGGCATAATCAAGGACATTCTAGTGAGGGTGGAAAAATTTGCCTTCCCAGCAGTCTTTATTGTAGTAGACATAGAAGTGATTAAGGAGATACCTCTAATCCTAGGGAGACCATTCTTTTGCACTGGCCGAGCTATTCTTGATATATATGAGGATTAA